A single window of Variovorax sp. RA8 DNA harbors:
- a CDS encoding ABC transporter ATP-binding protein — protein sequence MNIPADFLRFDGVAIRLGGREILSPTSFDVARGEFVCIVGPSGCGKTTLLRAASGLVAASAGEVRRRGVKVTQPSREVAFVFQDYGRALLPWRTVEGNVSLALEAAGVPASLRAPRIADVLGKVGLARHAQKFPVQLSGGMQQRAQIARCLAQKPELMMMDEPFGALDALTRQSLQDELARLVRDTGLTVLFVTHDLEEAIYLGDRVIALQANPGPGRPSLARMIDVRIPRPRDQLTTKEHPQYLQLRRELFAFIEQGHD from the coding sequence GTGAACATTCCCGCCGACTTTCTTCGCTTCGATGGCGTGGCGATCCGGCTCGGCGGGCGCGAGATCCTGTCGCCCACCTCGTTCGACGTGGCGCGCGGCGAGTTCGTGTGCATCGTCGGCCCGAGCGGCTGTGGCAAGACCACGCTGCTGCGCGCGGCCAGCGGGCTCGTGGCCGCAAGTGCCGGTGAGGTGCGACGCCGCGGCGTGAAAGTGACGCAGCCCTCGCGCGAAGTCGCCTTCGTGTTCCAGGACTACGGCCGCGCGCTGCTGCCCTGGCGCACGGTCGAGGGCAATGTGAGCCTCGCGCTCGAGGCGGCCGGCGTGCCCGCTTCGCTGCGTGCGCCGCGCATTGCCGACGTGCTCGGCAAGGTGGGGCTTGCAAGACATGCGCAGAAGTTCCCGGTCCAGCTGTCGGGCGGCATGCAGCAGCGCGCCCAGATTGCCCGCTGCCTGGCGCAGAAGCCCGAGCTGATGATGATGGACGAGCCCTTCGGCGCCCTCGATGCCCTCACGCGCCAGAGCCTGCAGGACGAGCTCGCGCGGCTCGTGCGCGACACGGGGCTCACGGTGCTGTTTGTCACGCACGACCTCGAGGAGGCGATCTACCTTGGCGATCGTGTGATCGCGCTGCAGGCGAACCCCGGGCCGGGGCGACCCAGCCTGGCGCGGATGATCGACGTGAGGATTCCGCGGCCGCGCGACCAGCTCACGACCAAGGAGCATCCGCAATACCTGCAACTGCGGCGCGAGCTCTTCGCCTTCATCGAGCAAGGTCATGACTAG
- a CDS encoding nuclear transport factor 2 family protein, translating into MPEDHKTILATANAAIMDGDFEGFLKFCTEDTVWNFVGDTILRGKQAVREWMAVTYKEPPRFQVHHMIGDGDFVAALGEITLTDEEGNTRPHAYCDVWRFRDGKMAELQAFVVLAP; encoded by the coding sequence ATGCCCGAAGATCACAAGACAATCCTCGCGACCGCCAACGCCGCCATCATGGATGGCGACTTCGAAGGATTCTTGAAGTTCTGCACCGAAGACACCGTCTGGAACTTCGTGGGTGACACGATCCTGCGAGGCAAGCAGGCCGTTCGCGAGTGGATGGCCGTAACGTACAAAGAGCCGCCCCGCTTCCAGGTTCACCACATGATCGGCGACGGCGACTTCGTTGCCGCACTCGGCGAGATCACGTTGACGGACGAGGAGGGGAACACACGCCCTCATGCATACTGCGATGTCTGGCGATTCCGTGATGGCAAGATGGCCGAACTGCAGGCTTTCGTCGTCCTTGCACCGTAA
- the pabB gene encoding aminodeoxychorismate synthase component I, with amino-acid sequence MALRHATRPWWGVQFHPESICTEFGARLLRNFRELTEECRAAPPPRDTVGMPLPPRITPRAAPLFCHAECLDTQMPPDELFARAFAGTDAAFWLDSNLAQGGHSRFSFMGDAQGPRAQVLSYRSAPQELVIRRGQVLETRSQSIFDYLHEQLSGQPPAGASVLPFDFAGGFVGYFGYELKRELGGRHAHDAPTPDAMWILADRFVAFDHAEQQTWIVCLDEPELHEDNRDWMQAMAQLATQRPPDAASSMPARRHAAAALRSLQWQIDLPAYRSLILRSQHEIVQGETYEVCLTNQLVGEGRIDALGVYCALRERNPAPYAAFLRCGDVAVLCASPELFLRIATDRTVESKPIKGTARRGATPQEDAQIAAALMDDEKTRAENLMIVDLLRNDLNRVCEVDSVHVPGLFRIETYATVHQLVSTIRGRLREGMSAVDCVRAAFPGGSMTGAPKIRTMQLLDELEVSARGVYSGSIGYLSFSGAAELNIVIRTIVCADERVSIGAGGAIIALSDPDAEVEEVVLKSRALWQVLRECGAALPDPDGPR; translated from the coding sequence ATGGCGCTGCGCCATGCGACCCGACCCTGGTGGGGCGTGCAGTTCCACCCGGAGTCGATCTGCACCGAGTTCGGCGCACGCCTGCTGCGCAACTTCCGCGAACTGACCGAGGAGTGTCGCGCGGCCCCGCCGCCGCGCGACACTGTGGGAATGCCCCTGCCGCCAAGGATCACCCCGCGCGCCGCGCCGCTGTTTTGCCACGCCGAATGCCTCGACACGCAGATGCCGCCCGACGAGCTCTTCGCCCGCGCGTTCGCCGGCACCGATGCCGCCTTCTGGCTCGACAGCAACCTGGCGCAGGGCGGGCACTCGCGCTTCTCCTTCATGGGCGATGCGCAGGGACCGCGAGCCCAGGTGCTGAGCTACCGCTCAGCGCCGCAGGAGCTCGTCATCCGCCGCGGCCAGGTCCTGGAGACGCGATCGCAGTCGATCTTCGACTACCTGCACGAGCAGCTTTCCGGGCAGCCGCCCGCAGGCGCCTCCGTGCTGCCCTTCGATTTCGCGGGCGGTTTCGTGGGCTACTTCGGCTATGAGCTCAAGCGCGAGCTGGGCGGGCGCCATGCGCACGACGCCCCCACACCGGACGCGATGTGGATCCTGGCCGACCGCTTCGTCGCCTTCGACCATGCCGAGCAGCAGACCTGGATCGTCTGCCTCGACGAGCCTGAACTGCACGAGGACAACCGCGACTGGATGCAGGCGATGGCCCAGCTCGCGACGCAGCGCCCGCCGGACGCGGCCAGCAGCATGCCGGCACGCCGGCATGCAGCCGCGGCCCTGCGCTCGCTGCAGTGGCAGATCGACCTGCCGGCCTATCGAAGCCTGATCCTGCGCAGCCAGCACGAGATCGTCCAGGGCGAGACCTACGAGGTGTGCCTGACCAACCAGCTGGTCGGCGAGGGCCGCATCGATGCGCTGGGCGTCTATTGCGCGCTGCGCGAGCGCAACCCGGCCCCCTACGCGGCCTTCCTGAGGTGCGGCGACGTCGCCGTGCTGTGCGCCTCGCCGGAGCTCTTCCTGCGCATCGCCACCGACCGGACGGTGGAGTCCAAGCCCATCAAGGGCACCGCCCGGCGCGGCGCGACGCCACAGGAGGACGCCCAGATCGCCGCGGCCCTGATGGACGACGAGAAGACGCGCGCGGAGAACCTGATGATCGTCGACCTGCTGCGCAATGACCTCAACCGCGTGTGCGAGGTCGACAGCGTGCACGTCCCGGGCCTGTTCCGTATCGAGACCTACGCCACCGTCCACCAGCTCGTGAGCACGATCCGCGGCCGACTGCGCGAAGGCATGAGTGCCGTGGACTGCGTGCGCGCCGCCTTCCCGGGCGGCTCCATGACCGGCGCACCCAAGATCCGGACCATGCAGCTGCTCGACGAGCTCGAGGTCTCCGCCCGCGGCGTCTACTCGGGCAGCATCGGCTACCTTTCCTTCAGCGGCGCGGCCGAGCTCAACATCGTGATCCGCACCATCGTTTGCGCAGACGAGAGGGTCTCGATCGGGGCAGGCGGCGCCATCATCGCGCTGTCGGATCCGGACGCCGAGGTGGAGGAGGTCGTGCTCAAGAGCCGAGCCCTGTGGCAGGTGCTGCGCGAATGCGGCGCCGCGCTCCCCGACCCGGACGGCCCGCGCTGA
- a CDS encoding ABC transporter substrate-binding protein, producing the protein MMKRRSLLSALAAASAAAALPSRAQSNPKIVFGYTAVSDFASVFVAAEEGYFKKRNLDVELKFIPLNSTIPAALQSDSLQIGGPTPSVFLQAVDGGLDLVLVAGGGLTSKTITGFGLVARAGSGIKNAQDCVGKKIGVPGLGAFLHVTFRAWLKDSGVDYRKVSFVEASFPQHADLLRGGSVDAVVSADPFMSRITESGAGYVASYYSTFLPENNQTIVHAAKREWVAKNPGAARAFRESLVEAAAFMQQPKNDAKVRAAIGKHIKLPPEVLAKIQISPPGATVNEKQLGYWVGLMKDQDMLKTPIDVAKLIAK; encoded by the coding sequence ATGATGAAACGACGCTCCCTGCTGTCGGCGCTGGCCGCTGCCTCGGCCGCCGCGGCGCTGCCCTCGCGCGCACAATCCAACCCGAAGATCGTGTTCGGCTACACCGCCGTGTCCGACTTCGCCTCGGTCTTCGTGGCCGCCGAAGAGGGCTACTTCAAGAAGCGCAATCTCGACGTGGAGCTGAAGTTCATTCCGCTGAACTCCACCATTCCCGCGGCGCTGCAGTCCGACTCGCTGCAGATCGGCGGGCCGACGCCTTCGGTGTTCCTGCAGGCGGTGGATGGCGGGCTCGACCTGGTCCTGGTGGCAGGAGGCGGGCTCACGTCGAAGACCATCACGGGCTTCGGCCTGGTGGCGCGCGCCGGCTCGGGCATCAAGAACGCGCAGGACTGCGTGGGCAAGAAGATCGGCGTGCCCGGACTCGGCGCGTTCCTGCACGTGACCTTTCGCGCCTGGCTCAAGGACAGCGGCGTGGACTACCGCAAGGTCAGTTTCGTCGAGGCCTCGTTTCCGCAGCATGCCGACCTCTTGCGCGGCGGCTCGGTGGATGCGGTGGTGTCGGCCGACCCGTTCATGAGCCGCATCACCGAGAGCGGCGCGGGCTACGTGGCGTCCTACTACTCCACCTTCCTGCCCGAGAACAACCAGACCATCGTGCACGCGGCCAAGCGCGAATGGGTGGCGAAGAACCCGGGCGCCGCGCGTGCTTTCCGCGAATCGCTGGTCGAGGCCGCGGCCTTCATGCAGCAGCCGAAGAACGATGCCAAGGTGCGTGCCGCGATCGGCAAGCACATCAAGCTGCCGCCCGAGGTGCTCGCGAAGATCCAGATCTCGCCGCCCGGTGCGACGGTGAACGAGAAGCAGCTGGGCTACTGGGTGGGCCTCATGAAGGACCAGGACATGCTCAAGACGCCGATCGACGTTGCGAAGCTGATCGCCAAGTGA
- a CDS encoding TetR/AcrR family transcriptional regulator, which produces MHARTLPVKRSVHRAAAASAEAARPDRRHAILLAAEKLFAQHGYHAVTIRQIAEEAGVPLALVGYYYGPKHDLFHAIFEHWSHTIEERLAGLRAVRIDPANLRTLPRIIGAFTGPVLALRASAEGEYYALLVARELYHATEEADRVLRGYFDPLAEAYIDALHLALPHATRAQVAWAYQFALGALLHHLSDSRIERLSRGENRRSDPAAAPMLVNFIVGGLRAALPRPKAPPPRKTTPRRQKT; this is translated from the coding sequence ATGCACGCCCGCACCCTGCCCGTCAAGCGAAGCGTCCACCGGGCTGCGGCCGCCAGCGCCGAAGCGGCCCGGCCGGACCGGCGTCACGCGATCCTGCTGGCGGCGGAGAAGCTGTTTGCACAGCATGGCTACCACGCAGTCACCATCCGCCAGATCGCCGAGGAAGCCGGCGTGCCGCTGGCGCTCGTCGGCTACTACTACGGCCCCAAGCACGATCTCTTCCATGCGATCTTCGAGCACTGGAGCCACACCATTGAGGAGCGGCTGGCGGGCCTGAGGGCGGTACGCATCGACCCTGCGAACCTGCGCACGCTGCCGCGCATCATCGGGGCCTTTACCGGCCCGGTGCTCGCGCTGCGCGCCAGCGCCGAGGGCGAGTACTACGCGCTGCTGGTGGCACGCGAGCTGTACCACGCGACCGAAGAGGCCGACCGCGTTCTGCGCGGCTACTTCGATCCGCTGGCCGAGGCCTACATCGACGCGCTGCACCTCGCGCTGCCCCACGCGACGCGCGCACAGGTGGCATGGGCGTACCAGTTCGCGCTGGGCGCCCTGCTGCACCACCTGAGCGACAGCCGCATCGAACGGCTCTCGCGCGGCGAGAACCGGCGCAGCGATCCGGCCGCCGCACCGATGCTCGTGAACTTCATCGTTGGCGGCCTGCGCGCCGCGCTGCCGCGGCCCAAGGCACCGCCGCCCAGGAAAACCACCCCAAGGAGACAGAAGACATGA
- a CDS encoding DMT family transporter, protein MADAANRRGAALMTFAMACYVLNDACVKLTTDRLPPGQVLAVRGIFAVAILLAIAVALHRLQGDWRTLRRPLVALRCALELATALASVIALALVPLALVTSIMMTAPLMISIAAMSLGWERWHARRLAGTLAGLLGVLVIVRPQHGAASLPAWGAASALLCAALLAARELATRRLPLEAPSWMIALAAAAAVCAGGAALGLSEHWPTLTRREGGLLAAAALFAALGNYALIAACRRGDLSAIVPFRYSNIVWALIAGHVLWSHTPDLQAFLGIAMIVAGGLLSMGGRRP, encoded by the coding sequence ATGGCCGACGCCGCGAACCGCCGCGGGGCGGCACTCATGACCTTCGCCATGGCGTGCTACGTGCTCAACGATGCCTGCGTGAAGCTCACCACCGACCGGCTGCCGCCCGGCCAGGTCCTCGCCGTGCGCGGCATCTTCGCGGTCGCGATCCTGTTGGCCATCGCCGTCGCCCTGCACCGGCTGCAGGGCGACTGGCGCACGCTGCGGCGCCCGCTGGTGGCCTTGCGCTGCGCGCTGGAACTCGCCACCGCGCTCGCCTCGGTGATCGCGTTGGCACTGGTGCCGCTCGCCCTCGTCACCTCGATCATGATGACGGCGCCGCTGATGATCTCGATCGCAGCCATGTCCCTCGGCTGGGAGCGCTGGCACGCCCGCCGGCTCGCCGGCACGCTGGCCGGCCTGCTCGGGGTGCTGGTCATCGTGCGGCCGCAGCACGGTGCGGCATCGCTGCCCGCCTGGGGCGCCGCGAGCGCCCTGCTGTGCGCGGCCCTGCTGGCCGCGCGAGAGCTCGCAACGCGCCGGCTTCCCCTCGAGGCACCGTCATGGATGATCGCGCTGGCGGCCGCTGCTGCAGTCTGCGCGGGCGGCGCTGCGCTGGGCCTGTCCGAGCATTGGCCAACGCTCACGCGGAGGGAGGGCGGCCTGCTCGCCGCCGCGGCCCTGTTCGCCGCCCTGGGCAACTACGCCCTCATCGCCGCCTGCCGGCGCGGCGACCTCTCGGCGATCGTCCCCTTCCGCTACAGCAACATCGTCTGGGCGCTGATCGCCGGTCATGTGCTGTGGAGCCACACCCCGGACCTGCAGGCCTTCCTCGGCATCGCGATGATCGTGGCCGGCGGCCTGCTGTCGATGGGCGGCAGGCGCCCCTGA
- a CDS encoding FAD-dependent oxidoreductase, which produces MSGSTTRSRGSTSLLHCDVLVCGGGVAGTMAAVAAARHGAHVVLLERYGFLGGNATAGAVAQFNSWQTVNGRRVVAGLASEVVERLRRYGAAGEHHCFVMSTGHKMDRVEYAPEVLKLVLDDMVTEAGIQPLLHAGVLDVQCHGRRVETADVLTKGGVLAIKPRVRIDASGDMDALRSAGANFLELDEGEALQPATMMFRYGPIDFGRLDALQPAEIDALARRGYEQGDLARAALHSARDPFSSDGWFNISRLGIDATDPLALGRAEIEGRRQAWRAASYLRAAVPGCEHGRLIAFGTQIGVRETRRMEGDHVLTAEELLRPYEFDDAIAAGAYPIDIHPAAGGELVYAALGDDHAYQIPYRSLIPTALDNVLVAGRGLSATHKALAAVRVMTISMAVARLPELRLRLLWKAASGGACAMLPFLRCKPRSWPAEHVCADAAWHFWHCWDDLFDPRANARISPDERRVPDFMA; this is translated from the coding sequence ATGTCCGGCTCGACAACCCGATCGCGTGGATCGACATCGTTGCTGCACTGCGACGTGCTGGTATGCGGTGGCGGCGTTGCGGGCACGATGGCCGCAGTGGCTGCCGCTCGGCACGGTGCGCATGTCGTGCTGCTGGAGCGCTACGGTTTCCTCGGCGGCAACGCAACGGCGGGTGCAGTGGCCCAGTTCAACAGCTGGCAAACGGTGAACGGCCGCAGGGTCGTCGCGGGGCTGGCTAGCGAGGTGGTCGAGCGCTTGCGGCGCTACGGTGCCGCCGGCGAGCACCATTGTTTTGTGATGTCGACCGGACACAAGATGGATCGCGTGGAGTACGCGCCTGAAGTGCTGAAACTCGTGCTGGACGACATGGTTACCGAGGCCGGAATACAGCCCTTGCTTCACGCCGGCGTGCTGGATGTCCAATGTCACGGCCGTCGCGTGGAGACCGCCGATGTTCTGACGAAAGGCGGCGTGTTGGCAATCAAGCCGCGTGTGCGGATCGACGCGTCAGGCGACATGGATGCGCTCCGATCCGCCGGCGCGAACTTCCTCGAGCTGGATGAAGGCGAAGCACTGCAGCCGGCCACGATGATGTTCCGCTACGGGCCGATCGACTTCGGGAGGCTTGACGCCCTTCAACCCGCCGAGATCGATGCGCTGGCACGTCGCGGTTACGAGCAGGGCGATCTGGCCCGTGCCGCGCTGCACTCCGCACGCGATCCCTTCTCGTCGGACGGATGGTTCAACATCAGCCGTCTGGGCATCGACGCGACCGATCCGCTCGCGCTCGGCCGCGCCGAGATCGAAGGTCGAAGGCAGGCTTGGCGAGCGGCGAGCTACTTGCGCGCAGCTGTGCCTGGCTGTGAGCACGGGCGCCTCATTGCGTTCGGCACGCAAATCGGGGTGCGGGAAACCCGCAGGATGGAGGGCGACCATGTCCTGACTGCCGAAGAACTGCTTCGACCGTACGAGTTCGACGATGCAATTGCGGCCGGTGCATACCCGATCGACATCCATCCGGCAGCAGGCGGGGAACTGGTCTACGCCGCCCTCGGGGATGATCATGCGTACCAAATTCCGTATCGAAGCCTGATACCGACTGCGCTGGACAACGTCCTGGTTGCCGGGCGCGGGCTCTCGGCGACCCACAAGGCACTCGCGGCAGTCCGCGTCATGACGATCTCCATGGCGGTGGCCAGGCTGCCGGAACTGCGGCTGCGCTTGCTCTGGAAGGCGGCGTCGGGGGGCGCGTGCGCGATGTTGCCGTTCCTGCGCTGCAAGCCGCGTTCCTGGCCGGCGGAGCATGTCTGCGCTGATGCAGCATGGCACTTTTGGCACTGCTGGGACGATCTTTTCGATCCTCGCGCCAATGCTCGCATTTCACCAGACGAACGACGCGTACCAGACTTCATGGCGTGA
- a CDS encoding type II toxin-antitoxin system Phd/YefM family antitoxin, whose protein sequence is MALRASDIVPISEARARLTELAEDVVGSGSEKVLTKNGASYVALVDARRLDYYHALESEHASLVLAEDAITGLRQALAGQFVSDEELDQALGVAPAP, encoded by the coding sequence ATGGCGTTGAGAGCATCAGACATTGTTCCCATCAGCGAAGCGCGCGCCCGGCTCACCGAACTGGCCGAAGACGTGGTCGGCAGCGGCTCAGAGAAGGTGCTGACGAAGAACGGGGCGAGCTACGTTGCCTTGGTCGATGCGCGCCGGCTGGACTACTACCATGCCCTCGAGTCGGAGCACGCCAGCCTTGTGCTGGCTGAAGACGCCATCACCGGCCTGCGGCAGGCCTTGGCAGGACAGTTCGTGTCTGACGAGGAACTGGACCAGGCACTCGGCGTCGCACCGGCGCCGTGA
- a CDS encoding H-NS family nucleoid-associated regulatory protein: MTESYQKIQRQIEALQRQADKLRKKEAEGVVARIKVAIAHYGLTAEQLGLGSTSKPGRSGARADSATGAGASPRYADGKGNTWSGRGPRPRWLREAIDGGRSIGAFRTQPGKVDAAASGRRGAGKKKVASQVRYRDQAGNAWSGRGPKPRWLKEALAAGQSLESLTA; the protein is encoded by the coding sequence ATGACTGAGAGTTATCAAAAGATCCAGAGGCAGATCGAGGCACTTCAGCGCCAGGCCGACAAGCTGCGCAAGAAGGAGGCAGAAGGCGTGGTGGCGCGCATCAAGGTCGCGATCGCGCATTACGGCCTGACTGCGGAGCAGCTCGGTCTGGGCAGCACCTCGAAGCCCGGGCGGTCAGGGGCCCGCGCCGACTCTGCCACCGGCGCTGGCGCGTCCCCCCGCTACGCGGACGGCAAGGGCAACACCTGGTCTGGGCGCGGTCCTCGCCCGCGCTGGCTGCGCGAGGCCATCGATGGCGGCCGCAGCATCGGTGCGTTCCGCACGCAGCCGGGCAAGGTCGATGCAGCCGCTTCCGGCCGCCGAGGTGCGGGGAAGAAGAAGGTGGCTTCGCAAGTGCGCTACCGCGACCAGGCCGGCAATGCCTGGAGCGGACGCGGGCCCAAGCCGCGGTGGCTCAAGGAAGCGCTCGCAGCCGGCCAATCCCTGGAGTCCCTGACGGCATAG
- a CDS encoding SMI1/KNR4 family protein, which produces MKTVRERLEAAMAEGKDVWTAGGADEAQIQALERSLEVRLPPSYRQFLASTGALNLNGIEVAGIMDGDAMDLSGGSAFGETMRARDEFALPPTLLVVQPDGDAPHCIDLASADSSGEMAVVCFQLNTKSAQTVAQDFEHWLRAWVLPADAPEA; this is translated from the coding sequence ATGAAAACTGTGCGCGAGAGGCTCGAAGCCGCGATGGCGGAAGGCAAGGATGTTTGGACGGCTGGCGGTGCGGATGAGGCGCAGATTCAAGCACTCGAACGTTCGCTGGAGGTCCGGCTGCCACCCAGCTACCGACAGTTCCTGGCCTCAACGGGCGCGCTGAATCTGAACGGCATCGAGGTCGCCGGCATCATGGATGGAGACGCCATGGACCTTTCGGGCGGCTCGGCGTTTGGGGAGACCATGCGGGCCCGCGATGAATTCGCGCTACCGCCCACGCTCCTGGTCGTCCAGCCGGACGGCGACGCCCCGCACTGCATCGATTTGGCATCGGCCGATTCGTCTGGCGAGATGGCCGTCGTGTGCTTCCAGCTCAACACCAAGAGTGCTCAGACAGTGGCCCAAGACTTCGAGCATTGGCTCCGCGCGTGGGTGCTTCCGGCCGATGCTCCCGAAGCCTGA